Below is a window of Podarcis muralis chromosome 5, rPodMur119.hap1.1, whole genome shotgun sequence DNA.
CTGATATGAATGGAAGATGCCTGGACATTCCACCTTCTCCAGACAACTGCTTAGTGTGAGCTAATTGCTCAACTCCTATTTACCTTTGTGTCTTCTCTCCAAAGAGGAACCCTGTGCATTCTCATATAGGTAACCTGAACAGTTAAGAGGGTAGGATTGAAATTCCAGATTGATAAGGAGCTGGCCAGGAAATACTCATCTATGTTAGATGAGTTCAAGTCTTTAGGACCAGATTAATTGCATCCTGGGGTGCTAAAAGCTTGGTGACATGCACTCTCAATTTCTGTCTTTCATCTGATATGGAACTCCTTTTTGCTATGCAAATTCCACAGATAATATTAAATATTACAATTTGAATGAATTAAATATCCAGAAAATTACAGATAACTGAGGTAAATGGAAGATACTGGCCAAGTTATAATGCTGACATGGAAGTACTGCACAAATGTATTTGAAGGCATACAGCTAATAGGCCAGTACttacacaaaacaaaaagttgGGTTCTATTAACCTGCATTTCATATCTGCAAACTATGGCCTCTTACACATCTGTGTAAAACAGTCCGCTTCATATGTGAGCAGATACAAGTAATGTTGTTAAAGGAATCCAAGAAATACAGAAGTCATAAAATAAAACTGAGAAAAGCATCATTTTTTTTCAATGCTTGCTTTATTCACTGAGTGCCACCATATCAGGTAAAATCCTATGACTATGCAAAGACTGTCTTTACAGTAAAACGCCACATGCCTATACTTATTTTCCCTTTTGATCTTTGCTTTATCCCAGTGTTGCTTCTGCTCAGCAGAGATTTTCAGCAAATAAACATGATATAGCAGTTTGTTCCCTCTGCTTGGATTTGCAACTAGGggtttgaatagaaactgtttccatgGATAATTAACATAATGTAAGACATACAGACTTCTGGGGAACTGGTCAGCACCTCTAGTGCTTTCCACATTCAATGTGAAAACAAACACCAGTGGATCCTCAGAGCCAGCATGGGAAGGAACATCTTCCCAGGCTACAGAGGGTGGAAGCCGAGATGGAAAAAAGTAACTTGCCCATGGTGACAGGAGGGATGAGACAAAGCAGGAATTCATATCCAGGACCCCCTGCAGCTTTATGCACTAAACTGTGCAATCTCAGAAAAAGTGACACATAGATCCCTTTTAGGGACTGTTCACATCCATGTTCtgcatctttccttccagtgcacAGTCCCCACCAGCCGATTTCTTTTTGCTTCCCTCATGCTGTTTCTTCTGCTTCTTGGAAAGTTCCTGATCAATAGGAGCAGGTTTTACAAATTTTATCATTTCTTTCAGGCCTAAAAGGAGGAAGAAGGCAGAGCAAGATAACAGAGTGAACACTTCTACAAAGGAAGTATCAACAAGAATCCTCCCCTTCTGTTCTCACACATCACACCAATTTTACACACCAAGTCACCTTGATTAATTTACCCCATGTCCTTGAACAAAGTAAAGTAGGCAGGTGTTAGGGACAGCACACCTGAGCTTACCCACCCTTTTCCAGCCAAGGACCAGAGAGACCCACCTGCATCCTCTTACATACTGCTCCTAAACTGGTGGTGATGCTCTTGGGCACAAAGCTAGCACTCAAAATAAGTATGACAGAACTTTTGAAATGTTATGTGTCAGTAAAAATAGCAACTGTAATGAATTCTCTGTTTAGTGTCAAGAGAAGAAACAATGCAAGTCATACGCGATATAACCCTTTAGACAGGAGGAAATCGTCACAATTGTTTTATGAGTTGAGGAGAGTTGTTAGGCTCAGACAACAAGGACGATTAGATGGTATAAAATACACAATTATGGATAGCTATGGGGAGGGAGAGGGCAACAAGCATTTTCCTTTTATTACCTGGCGGCATGAAGTCCCTTAATTTCTCTGGTACAATGATTCCTTCCTCTGTCTGGTAATTCTCAAGGATGGCACATATAGCACGTGTTGTAGCACACATCGTGGCATTGAGCATATGCACAAACTCCACCTTTGAGGGCAGAACATTTCATGTTCTTAGTATTCTCCAGCAAGTAAAAGCAGCAGCACGAAAACACATTTTTGAAGAGGATAAATACCATCTCCAAAATAACCATTCCAATAAACCTAATCTGTCATTCTGTTACTCAGTCATCTGAAAAGGCAGAGCCTTCAGTCTAATAAAGAGTTGTTCCAATTTAGGGACACTACAACTAACATTTTCTAGCTTAACCAATCGCTCTGCAACAGACTTCCTTATCTAAACATTTTAGAAGCAGCAAGGTAGATTGCACTGTAGATTGAACTAGATAACATCCTCCTTTTCTGTGATAATTGTGAGAATGAAAATAACTGAGTAAATGTGTTTGTACGAATGTTGGTTTGTTTACTAATGTCCAATATCTGAACACCAAGTAACTATTAGGGGTTGTTTGACTTCACTGGATACAACTTCtgtctttcaaataaataaaaaatctaaaaaagaaaaggaaagcccAATGATTATTCATTCTTCAGGTTTCCATTTCTACACTCTTCGTAATTTTAagggatttaatttttttacttttttcaaGAAAGCAATCCTAGGGCTCCTTGGCAGCAGTCAGTAATTCTCAACTGGCAAGTGGACCATTCTCAAACTGGTCACTTCCATGGCAGCATCACAGAAGAAGTAGTGAGACAAAATGACAGGCAGAAAATCTGGATCTTTATGGGAAATTATGGAAATTAACAGGGCCTTTCCAATTTTTGTTAGATCTCCAGAATCAACATCACTGCCAACTTGTCTCCCTAGCAAGGACTCAAAGTTGCAACCCTATTGGGACAATCAACTCAGATGGTGAATAGAAAAAACATATCAGACTAAAGCAAAAAGGCAGATGTTTTCCTGAAGGCTACAGTGGGTAACTAGCAGCACCTTCTTAAGAACCCAAATCATTATTTAACTAGAACACCAGTATATTGTAAAAGATGCACTGGGAGAATTGTATGTGTAAAATATACAAAGCAGCCTACTTTGTCCATCATCTTCTTAGTTTGTCCATAACGGATCCGCAGCCGACGTGCCTGGTAGTCAGTGCAGTTTGAGCAAGAAACAAGTTCACGGAAAGCTCCTGAACCTGGGAACCATGCCTCCAAGTCCAACTTCTTACTGGCAGCATGATTCAAGGAACCTGTAACAACATGAGGTGGCATTTAGGTACTGATTCAGTGTTCTAATAATGGGAACTGAAAGATGTGCCTTTCTCACCCCTCTCATAGTTTTGGATACAGAATGAAACCAAGAGTAACAAGGAGATCTGTGGTCATTTTCCTCAATTAGAATGTGTGTTAGTCTGGACAATAAACATGAGTACATGGCTGCATGCTGAGATACTACAGGTCTTACAGTTAGAGCAAATAAATCCTGATACAAACGACCAGAGATTACTGGCTGTCAGGTGCAATTGTGTGCACACTTTCTAGGGTGCAGGCCACAAtgaacactacagtggtgcctcgcaagacgaaattaattcgttccgcaagtttattcttcttgcgagtttttcgtcttgcgaagcacggtttcccataggaatgcattgaaaatcaattaatgcgttcctagggaaaccgcttgccaggctggcggtgcggagaagggcttttctccccaccgtaagccttcaggacaggtacgggaacagaggggaaggcgcgcagcgctttccctctgttcccggggcttgcgtgggaggagggtttttcctccccaccgccaacattcagaacagcattctgaatgttggcggtgggaaggaaaaccctcctcccaccccaagtcttcaggaaagccatccgaagccgggcggcgggagaaggtgtccccgcccccccgcccggcatcggagcttcgttccgatggcgggcggtgggAGAACGCGTCCCGCCCCcctgcccggcatcggaacgaagctccgatggcgggcggcgggaggaggtgtccccgcccccccgcccggcatcggagcttcgttccgatggcgggcggcgggagaacgcgttcccgcccccccgcccggcatcggagcttcgttccgatggcgggcggcgggagaacgcgtccccgcccccccgcccggcatcggagcttcgttccgatggcgggcggcgggaaaacgcgtccccgcccccccgcccggcatcggagcttcgttccgatggcgggcggcgggagaacgcgtccccgcccccccgcccggcatcggagcttcgttctgatggcgggcggcgggaggaggtccgaggacagtggggaagacacgctgcgcttccccgctgtcccggagatttccctatgggctttcgtcttgcgaagcaagcccatagggaaaatcgtcttgcgaagcaactcgcaaacggaaaaccctttcgtctagcaggttttccgtcttgcgaggcgttcgtcttgcggggtaccactgtacaaattatTTGGGGGGTATATACAAACCTGAGACAATATTCACAATATGATAAGGGATGCCCAGAGATTGATAGAACTCTTCAGCAGTTGCAATCATCTCATCAAACATCTCCCAAGACTTGTTATCATGAGGTGATGCGTAGACAAATTGCTCAATCTGGAAAGGGTCAAAAGCAGAAACTTCAGAgcaggaaacaaaaaacaaaagagtaACAATCCTTCATAGACACGAAGAGGAATTTGAATCCCAGAATATAATAATTATACTGTTCTGTGACTTCTGTGACTTAACATCAACCCCTAAAATCAGTTCCTTTGAGAACAATGCTGGATTCCCAAGATTTTGACAGCATGAAAAGTCGGGGGGAGGGAAACCCTGCAAATTTTACTAAAGATATCCTTACCAAGaaaaaacaatgaaataaaactTCTGAACACAATCATAAAATGGAGGTGAATGTAACTCAATAGCCTAATGCAACCAAACACAACTTTCAGTTACCAAACATAAATCAGCTTCTAAGTACTACTGAGACAGAGAAAAATAGCTATCGGCCTcctactgaatacagtggtgccccgcaagacgaatgcctcgcaagacggaaaacccgctagacgaaagggttttccgttttggaggtgcttcgcaaaacgaatttcctatgggcttgcttcgcaagacgaaaatgtcttgcgagttcctgcagggtttttttcctccccccccccccttttccccaagccgttaagccgcttatcagctgatccgctaagccgcttaacagctgatccgctaagccactaagccgctaatagcgctaatccgctaatgggcttgcttcgcaagacgaaaaaaccgcaagacgaagagactcgcggaacggattctttccgtcttgcgaggcaccactgtataaacaacaCTTTCAGTTACCATAAACTGTTACAGAGGAACACCAATTTCATTTCAATTGCCCAAAATATTTCAACAATGCAAACTTCTTCAACGGCACATCGCTGAAAAACACACACTATCTGGGGATTGACTCAAGCGAAGTCATTGTGTGAGTGGAACAACTTCTGATCAGGCAACTtaactttccttccttctccttccccaccctcaaatctgatctggaggggagcgggggttgggggaggaagagaagaaggggaagttctgttgtgtgAACAGAAATTGTCTCGTTTGTGAAATGACTAATACAACCCTGGATTAATAACTTTTGCAACTGCAATACCTTTTCAAATTGGTGCACACGGAAAATGCCTCTGGTATCACGGCCATGTGAACCAACTTCCTGGCGGAAGCAGGTAGACAGCCCAGCGTATTTGATGGGCAGGTCCTCTGGCTTAAGCCATTCATCCCTGTGCAATGCTGCAATTGGCTGTTCAGATGTAGCAATCAGGTATTTCTCATCAATAGTGTTATCATCGCTCTTCTCACTGCCTTTGCCAAGTACCTGAGAAGTAGAAAATGTTAGTCAATTAGACCAGTGCAGCAAGATGTCATGTACATAGACAAAGCTTCAGGGGACCATTCCAATGAAAGCCCTTGTGGGCTAAATTACTGGTTCACTGAATCATATAATTTCTTCTATGAATTGTTTTTCTAAGTTGTTGCTTAGCTACAACTTAGCTACATTAATTACCTTTCATATGAAAACATTTCTAACCATTCTGACCCCCAATGACAAACAGTTTAAGTACTTGTGGATCAGAAAATGGGGAAGACATGGCACAATGCCTGTGATGATTAGAAACAATGTTAATAAAACCTTTAACCTATCAACCCAACATTCCTTTTCATTATCATAAATTATTAGCACTGACTGTGGCTGATGATAGAAATGCTTCCTAAAGAAGAGTGCAGCAATTTGAAATGAAGGACAAATATTGAAATAGTCAATTATTTGACTGAAAGTTTACCAGTAGTACTTGAAAAATTCCACATGGCTCCAGGGACAATGTGATTACACATTAAGGGAAGCAACACAAAACTTTTCTAGAAgcttatataaaaggtaaaggaacccctgaccattaggtccagtcatggcagactctggggatgcagcgctcatctcgctttattggccgagggagctggcgtacagcttccgggtcatgtggccagcatgactaagtcgcttctggcgaaccagagcagcgcatggaaatgccgtttaccttccggctggagcggcacctatttatctacttgcactttgacgtgctttcgaactgctaggttggcaggagcagggactgagcaatgggagctcaccccgccgcggggattcaaaccgccgaccttctgattggcaagccctaggctctgtggtttaacccacagcgtcacccacgtccctagaaGCTTATATAGTTTGCTACTAAAACAGTAATTTTACCCTTCCCACCTTACCTTGTAGAGCTCTTCATCAAACTGGCTTAGCTGGGCCACTTCCTGCATCACCTCTTTTCTCATGAAGAAAGGGGTATAAACAGGGGTGTAACCTTTGCTAAGCAGTGTCTGCAGGGCATACTGGATGAGAGCTTGCTCTAGAAAAACCAGGGCACCCTATAGAACAACAAAGAAGAAAGTAGGTAAGTGAATATTCTGCTCCCGAGAACCCACATTTTGAAACGGCACTGGCTGGAACATTGCATTCTGACAGTCTTCTACAGCTTAGATATTAAACAAACCACTTTGTGAAGGTGGTATTTTGGCTTTGAAAAGCAAGGTACAACTTTCAAAATGAGTAAGTTTTCTTCTGGGATCCCAATTCTCCCAGTCCTATAAATAGCAATGATTAAGAAGTTGAGTTCTCACCTTTAGAAAGTATCCTCTGCTTCCAGCAACAAtggctcccttttctccctcataGCCATCCACCATGACAACCAAGTCCACGTGAGAATACTTTTTCCTCACTGTGCAGTCTCCCCATAGCCTCTCCACTTTGTTATCTGCATCCTACCCATGTGATAAAAAGGGAGAAAGTTTTGTTCTAGGCCTTTGAACATCCCAATAGAAACAATATCAATCCAAGCCGATTATCTCATCCATGATTTAATTGTATGTGTTCATATGCACAGTCCTGGCTGGTATTTGCTTGCACAGTAGCACTTACAATTgccagaagcttcctgcactgcATTTGCTCTCTACTTGTGACATGCTGCCATCTGTATCCTATAGGCTGATTGAAGAGAAGGTGGTGTGTGGGTTTGCTCTGCCCTGGTGAAGGGGCTGAGATGCAGAGGAAGCAAGGAATAGATCTGATGGTCTTTTAGTCTCCTGCAGGGCTGTCACAGAAGCACCCAGCAACTCTCTTAAGTGCTTTCAAAATTACTACTTGCCAACAACTGGAATGAGTATGACGTCTCCATAGCAACATTCTTAGGCAATTATTCCAATGCAAAATCCAACCAGCCCAGTATTATATCAGACTCACTTAATAGTATTATTAAACAAAAAATTGTCTTGTTGGACAAATGGTTGGTTCCAAGCCACACATCATGGGTAGGATTCACCGAAGGGGCCCTGTCAGTGGAAGCCCAAGGCAGGGGCTTTCACTTGCACAATGGGCCTTCCTATTGCATGAGACCTGCACCCCCCGAAATTGTCTCAGGGGGTGGATGGGTGTCAGGAGAACCACCAGAATAGCACACGGGGGAGGGGAGACTGTTCCACCTGGCAGGTTGATATGCTTGGACAGATGCGACATTTGTAATAccatgatgttgaattccagcCTAAGTCTGTTTCCCATACATTTCCTAAACAAGATCAGGGTTTTGTGCtaatttgggatttttttttccatttgtgaCTTTCTTTTCTATGGGGAAAACTGTTTTAGAATACAAATTGCATAAACTTCTCAACCTCCTCACCTAGGATTTACTGTCTCGCACCCTCAGGATTTTATACCTTCAGGTTGCCGTCTCCTCACCCTACCAGCAGGACAGTTTAATAGTGATGCACAAGGCTGTGACAACCAAACCACACACAGTCTCTCATGCACATTTATATAAAAGTGTGGAATTTGCTCCTACCTCATCATTACTGATTGGCACAGAGGGATGAAGGAGATTTCCAATTTCTCTGAGGTTTTCAAACCGCTCTGCCTCCAGCTTCAAGCGCTCTTCATCACAGTTCAGTATTGCTTCATCAATTAGAAGACGAACTTTCTTTATTTGGCTTACTTGAAGACCCTGAAACACAAAAGTGGGCCTAATATAAGAAAAGAATAATATCTTGTGAAAATAAACACATCCATTTTTGGGAAACCCTAATTCTATCAACTTCAGTTTCACATTTCAGCCGGTGGTCTAGCATCACCAAGAACCAATGTTGGTTCTATGGAACTCAGGGTAAAAGGCAATACCTGGTTTACTACCAGCAGAAGCTCAGATAAGATCTTTGGCTCACACATGGAAAGCCTCATCAAGGACTAGCTTTGCATTATGCATTACAGACATTTAAGTCTTAGAGTGGCACAAATTGGGGGCCAAAGGACAAGACAATGTTTGGTTGATGAAGTTTCTGATCCAAAACTCATGTAAGCACAGTATCCCGTGCAAGAATGCTTTGTGCTACTGCTCAGTTTTTATTATCATAACAGAAGATTGAGCTCCGCAATAAAATACCATACAGTGGAGGGCTTCTGTTCAGGACCACAGCAAGCCAGCCATGTCTTTTTCCAAGATACTCCATTCCACCGCCACCCTGCTAACTGTCAGCATTTTGTGCCCACTGAACAAGCTTGGTCCTCACTGGGATGCTCTGGGGTTCCTTCCCATACATCCCGTCCTGCCATGCCCTCACTTTTTGAGACATCTGGAAACCTTGGTGTTTTCCAAAGCCTGCTGGTGCTTCTCTCTTGTGCATGGACAATGCTGTTTTGGCTGTATTAAGTACCTACACTCAGAAAGCAtgtttgctattagtatatatAGGATCTTTCTCACTTCAGAGTGTGCTTGCTAACAAAAGGTGCCAATTGGCATGCGAAGCCTTCTATCTATCTTCTTCACCATTTTTCTGCTTTTATGGCAAAATGAGTAAAGCAACAAGAAGCATGGCAAATAGTTTACTTATTAAAATCCTCTACCAACACATTTTATTCCTATTGTCAGGGTGCTTACTAGTCAAATGCAAAataaagcaataattaaaataatgtaaccaaCAAAtatcaggagaaaaacaacaatccaaaacaacaaccctataaaaAAACCCAGAGGTATAAAATACTTTGGCTTGTCACTGAAAGGAATAAAATGAGGAAGCAAGTTCTAGGGCAGAGGTCCGCTATCACAGTACAGTAGAGCTGAACATACAATAGATGGTAAATTAACTGCTGTTGGATATACAGCTTTTATAGTATCTGTAGTAGCAGCTGCAAGGCTGCAGTGTGAGGGAGAAATTCTGTGACTTGTGGAGTTATCAAAATGGCAGAAGATGTATGCCCAGCAGCTGGTGCCTGGACAAATGATTGTGCAAGGCAGGAGGCTTAgcttcttattctttttttactACAGCTGCACAGACAGTACAAGCTGAGCTTCCTACTGAATCACTGCATTGGCTTATTCTACACCCAGAGAAGCAGCTGCTGCTGGGACAATAGCAAGTATGAAATCTCTGTGATGATCTATTGCTTGATAGTAAACacacatcctttaaaaaaaatattgttacacTTATATCAAGCTTTTCTCTAAGGACCACCAGGTGGTGTACATGTTTCTCCTTCACCATTTTATATTCAAAACAACCCTATGAAGTAAGTTATACTGTGAGATAGTggtggcccaaagtcaccccatTATAAATTGTTTCAGTAGCATAAGAGGACATTGTTTTTAGCTCAGTGCTCACACTTTAAGTGCTTTTCACATGACAGTCGAATATAATCCAAAATCTTCCCAATGTTATTTTAGAATTAATTTGAGGCacccaaaaaaacatttttaggtTTCTCTGGACCACCAGCATAACAACTGTACTGAATACAGGTTAACAGTTCAACAAAATGTGTCTGGCTATATATGGAAGCAGAAGTATAGTATACACAACAGATTCAGTCCTCAATCTCTCAGAAACAAAGTTAAGGAATAAATATGTTCCAAAAATCCTCAATTTTTTATTATAAACTTATTTATTACAACATAATTATCATCTATACAAACATTCT
It encodes the following:
- the SARS1 gene encoding serine--tRNA ligase, cytoplasmic, translated to MVLDLDLFRADKGGDPELVRETQRKRFKDPALVDALVAADGAWRRCRFRADNLNKLKNLCSKTIGEKMKKKEPVGNDDHIPENAQNLDELTADILAGLQVSQIKKVRLLIDEAILNCDEERLKLEAERFENLREIGNLLHPSVPISNDEDADNKVERLWGDCTVRKKYSHVDLVVMVDGYEGEKGAIVAGSRGYFLKGALVFLEQALIQYALQTLLSKGYTPVYTPFFMRKEVMQEVAQLSQFDEELYKVLGKGSEKSDDNTIDEKYLIATSEQPIAALHRDEWLKPEDLPIKYAGLSTCFRQEVGSHGRDTRGIFRVHQFEKIEQFVYASPHDNKSWEMFDEMIATAEEFYQSLGIPYHIVNIVSGSLNHAASKKLDLEAWFPGSGAFRELVSCSNCTDYQARRLRIRYGQTKKMMDKVEFVHMLNATMCATTRAICAILENYQTEEGIIVPEKLRDFMPPGLKEMIKFVKPAPIDQELSKKQKKQHEGSKKKSAGGDCALEGKMQNMDVNSP